From Fundulus heteroclitus isolate FHET01 chromosome 14, MU-UCD_Fhet_4.1, whole genome shotgun sequence, the proteins below share one genomic window:
- the hacd4 gene encoding very-long-chain (3R)-3-hydroxyacyl-CoA dehydratase 4 isoform X2 — protein sequence MRYSFRLIYIFSYNLFQFCGHTWILANTIARFFTFGKDALADTFYSVGFVMSLCQLLSILEIFHIADGIERARLLPRFIQVMEKNILLMMVIMLEEIQSTPVVCVQFFLWNIMDLLRYPHELLSVMERPSIAMLWSRYSLWIPVYILSVANEGVIVYQALPYLEQSASRSAYIHLPFLMMLYLSLLTVGAPVTVWQLLKERKHHLDKWYKRKKKK from the exons ATGAG GTATAGCTTCAGACTCATCTACATTTTCTCCTATAACTTGTTCCAGTTCTGTGGTCACACATGGATCCTGGCCAACACCATCGCAAGGTTTTTCACCTTTggtaaag ACGCTCTAGCAGACACCTTCTACTCCGTGGGCTTTGTGATGAGCCTGTGCCAGCTGCTCTCCATCCTGGAGATCTTCCACATCGCAGATGGGATCGAGAGGGCGCGGCTTCTTCCTCGCTTCATCCAA GTGATGGAGAAGAACATCCTGCTGATGATGGTCATCATGTTGGAGGAGATCCAAAGTACGCCAGTGGTGTGTGTGCAGTTCTTCCTGTGGAATATAATGGACCTCTTACG GTACCCTCATGAACTTCTGTCCGTTATGGAGAGACCCTCCATCGCCATGTTGTGGAGCCGTTACTCTCTCTGGATTCCCGTGTACATCCTGTCAGTCGCCAACGAAG GTGTCATCGTTTATCAGGCCCTGCCGTACCTGGAGCAGTCAGCCTCCCGCTCTGCTTACATTCACCTCCCCTTCCTGATGATGCTCTACCTGTCGCTCCTCACTGTAG GAGCCCCAGTAACAGTGTGGCAGCTGCTGAAGGAGAGGAAGCACCATCTGGACAAATGGtacaagaggaagaagaagaaatga
- the hacd4 gene encoding very-long-chain (3R)-3-hydroxyacyl-CoA dehydratase 4 isoform X3 — MYSFRLIYIFSYNLFQFCGHTWILANTIARFFTFGKDALADTFYSVGFVMSLCQLLSILEIFHIADGIERARLLPRFIQVMEKNILLMMVIMLEEIQSTPVVCVQFFLWNIMDLLRYPHELLSVMERPSIAMLWSRYSLWIPVYILSVANEGVIVYQALPYLEQSASRSAYIHLPFLMMLYLSLLTVGAPVTVWQLLKERKHHLDKWYKRKKKK; from the exons AT GTATAGCTTCAGACTCATCTACATTTTCTCCTATAACTTGTTCCAGTTCTGTGGTCACACATGGATCCTGGCCAACACCATCGCAAGGTTTTTCACCTTTggtaaag ACGCTCTAGCAGACACCTTCTACTCCGTGGGCTTTGTGATGAGCCTGTGCCAGCTGCTCTCCATCCTGGAGATCTTCCACATCGCAGATGGGATCGAGAGGGCGCGGCTTCTTCCTCGCTTCATCCAA GTGATGGAGAAGAACATCCTGCTGATGATGGTCATCATGTTGGAGGAGATCCAAAGTACGCCAGTGGTGTGTGTGCAGTTCTTCCTGTGGAATATAATGGACCTCTTACG GTACCCTCATGAACTTCTGTCCGTTATGGAGAGACCCTCCATCGCCATGTTGTGGAGCCGTTACTCTCTCTGGATTCCCGTGTACATCCTGTCAGTCGCCAACGAAG GTGTCATCGTTTATCAGGCCCTGCCGTACCTGGAGCAGTCAGCCTCCCGCTCTGCTTACATTCACCTCCCCTTCCTGATGATGCTCTACCTGTCGCTCCTCACTGTAG GAGCCCCAGTAACAGTGTGGCAGCTGCTGAAGGAGAGGAAGCACCATCTGGACAAATGGtacaagaggaagaagaagaaatga
- the hacd4 gene encoding very-long-chain (3R)-3-hydroxyacyl-CoA dehydratase 4 isoform X1, translated as MLRRNTLPTNSRSTRSIPRYSFRLIYIFSYNLFQFCGHTWILANTIARFFTFGKDALADTFYSVGFVMSLCQLLSILEIFHIADGIERARLLPRFIQVMEKNILLMMVIMLEEIQSTPVVCVQFFLWNIMDLLRYPHELLSVMERPSIAMLWSRYSLWIPVYILSVANEGVIVYQALPYLEQSASRSAYIHLPFLMMLYLSLLTVGAPVTVWQLLKERKHHLDKWYKRKKKK; from the exons ATGCTGAGGAGAAACACGCTCCCCACCAACAGCAGGAGCACCAGGAGCATACCCAG GTATAGCTTCAGACTCATCTACATTTTCTCCTATAACTTGTTCCAGTTCTGTGGTCACACATGGATCCTGGCCAACACCATCGCAAGGTTTTTCACCTTTggtaaag ACGCTCTAGCAGACACCTTCTACTCCGTGGGCTTTGTGATGAGCCTGTGCCAGCTGCTCTCCATCCTGGAGATCTTCCACATCGCAGATGGGATCGAGAGGGCGCGGCTTCTTCCTCGCTTCATCCAA GTGATGGAGAAGAACATCCTGCTGATGATGGTCATCATGTTGGAGGAGATCCAAAGTACGCCAGTGGTGTGTGTGCAGTTCTTCCTGTGGAATATAATGGACCTCTTACG GTACCCTCATGAACTTCTGTCCGTTATGGAGAGACCCTCCATCGCCATGTTGTGGAGCCGTTACTCTCTCTGGATTCCCGTGTACATCCTGTCAGTCGCCAACGAAG GTGTCATCGTTTATCAGGCCCTGCCGTACCTGGAGCAGTCAGCCTCCCGCTCTGCTTACATTCACCTCCCCTTCCTGATGATGCTCTACCTGTCGCTCCTCACTGTAG GAGCCCCAGTAACAGTGTGGCAGCTGCTGAAGGAGAGGAAGCACCATCTGGACAAATGGtacaagaggaagaagaagaaatga